Proteins encoded by one window of Taeniopygia guttata chromosome 1A, bTaeGut7.mat, whole genome shotgun sequence:
- the NFYB gene encoding nuclear transcription factor Y subunit beta: protein MDGDSSTTDASQLGIAGDYIGGSHYVIQPHDDTEDSMNDHEDTNGSKESFREQDIYLPIANVARIMKNAIPQTGKIAKDAKECVQECVSEFISFITSEASERCHQEKRKTINGEDILFAMSTLGFDSYVEPLKLYLQKFREAMKGEKGIGGTVTTADGLSEELTEEAFTNQLPAGLITTDGQQQNVMVYTTSYQQISGVQQIQFS, encoded by the exons ATGGATGGTGACAGCTCCACAACAGATGCTTCTCAGTTAGGAATTGCTGGAGATTACATTGGTGGCAGTCACTATGTCATACAGCCTCATGATG ACACAGAAGACAGCATGAATGATCATGAAGATACAAATGGATCAAAAGAGAGTTTTAGAGAACAAGATATATATCTTCCAATTGCAAATGTGGCAAGGATAATGAAAAATGCCATACCCCAAACAGGAAAG ATTGCTAAGGATGCAAAGGAATGTGTACAAGAGTGTGTAAGTGAATTCATCAGCTTTATAACATCAGAAGCAAGTGAGAGGTGTCaccaagagaaaagaaagaccATCAATGGAGAGGATATTCTTTTTGCCATGTCTACCTTGGGGTTTGATAGCTATGTTGAACCTTTGAAGTTATACCTCCAAAAATTCAGAGAG GcaatgaaaggagaaaagggaattGGGGGAACAGTTACAACTGCAGATGGTCTAAGTGAGGAGCTCACAGAAGAAGCATTTA CTAACCAGTTGCCAGCAGGCTTAATAACCACAGACGGCCAACAGCAGAATGTTATGGTCTACACAACATCATATCAACAG ATCTCtggtgttcagcaaattcagTTCTCATGA